A genomic region of Pseudomonas migulae contains the following coding sequences:
- a CDS encoding IclR family transcriptional regulator, which yields MTDSTERNENKNEVGVGAVSRLFAVLRTLGDTVEGGERVTQLAQRIGLSQPTTHRLLRSLMDEGMVEQDVRSKRYRLSLDFFALAARAGNTGNLRELVRPSLLRLSASLGDSLFLLARSGFDAICLDRSEGPFPIRTFTGDIGGRVALGVGQGSLAILAFLPEEERDTVIHYNLPRLKDFHLYDEVFLRSEVENVRALGYAGRNTGVLQGMAGVAVPILDREGRAVAALSVATVSDRLGPDRLPTVVEMLKREAALIGPRINPFDPLLRRPSQVFGQG from the coding sequence ATGACAGATTCCACTGAGCGGAATGAAAACAAAAATGAAGTCGGCGTCGGTGCTGTTTCAAGACTGTTTGCCGTATTGCGCACGTTGGGTGACACCGTCGAGGGCGGCGAGCGTGTGACGCAACTGGCCCAGCGCATCGGTTTGTCGCAACCGACCACGCACCGCTTGCTGCGCAGCCTGATGGACGAGGGCATGGTCGAGCAGGACGTGCGCAGCAAACGCTATCGCCTCAGCCTGGATTTTTTTGCGCTGGCGGCGCGTGCTGGCAATACCGGAAACCTGCGCGAGCTGGTGCGGCCGTCGCTGCTGCGGCTCTCGGCCTCGCTGGGGGATTCGTTGTTTTTGCTGGCGCGCAGTGGTTTTGATGCGATCTGCCTGGACCGCAGCGAAGGGCCATTTCCGATCCGCACATTTACCGGCGACATCGGCGGGCGGGTGGCGCTGGGTGTGGGGCAGGGCAGCCTGGCGATCCTGGCATTCCTGCCGGAAGAGGAGCGCGACACGGTGATTCATTACAACTTGCCGCGGCTGAAGGATTTTCACCTGTATGACGAGGTGTTCCTGCGCTCGGAAGTCGAGAACGTGCGCGCCCTCGGTTACGCCGGGCGCAACACTGGTGTGTTGCAGGGCATGGCCGGTGTGGCGGTGCCGATTCTTGATCGTGAAGGGCGTGCGGTGGCGGCGTTGAGTGTTGCCACCGTGAGTGATCGATTGGGGCCGGATCGCTTGCCGACGGTGGTGGAGATGCTCAAGCGCGAAGCGGCGCTGATCGGGCCGCGGATCAATCCGTTTGATCCGTTGTTGCGCCGGCCATCGCAGGTGTTTGGGCAGGGTTGA
- a CDS encoding LexA family protein, with product MDKWIELVKAKMSELNVTQEILAERLGMSQGGIGHWLNKRRQPGIDDMNRVLHALGMEFLEVALVIREPDISKEDSQDLVRKYNPYFRYPVSDWRESCEVRDGEPTVYDKARFELTDYHAQGAAFWLRVVGDAMTAPSGVSIAEGMMILVDPAIVPEPGKLVIAQWPDSTEATFRKLIEEGGQRYLVPLNPTYPKALFTEACRIIGVVVQATARF from the coding sequence ATGGATAAATGGATTGAATTGGTCAAGGCCAAGATGAGTGAACTCAACGTCACTCAAGAGATACTCGCCGAGCGCCTCGGGATGTCCCAGGGCGGCATCGGCCATTGGCTGAACAAACGTCGCCAGCCAGGCATCGATGACATGAACCGGGTGCTGCACGCACTGGGCATGGAGTTTCTCGAAGTGGCGCTGGTGATCCGGGAACCGGACATCTCGAAGGAGGACAGCCAGGATCTGGTGCGAAAGTACAACCCGTACTTCCGTTACCCGGTCAGCGACTGGCGAGAATCCTGTGAGGTGCGCGACGGCGAGCCGACGGTGTATGACAAGGCGCGATTCGAGCTGACCGATTACCACGCTCAGGGCGCGGCGTTCTGGTTGCGGGTGGTGGGCGATGCGATGACCGCACCGAGTGGCGTCAGTATCGCCGAGGGCATGATGATTCTGGTGGACCCGGCCATTGTTCCGGAGCCCGGAAAACTGGTGATCGCCCAATGGCCGGACAGCACCGAGGCGACCTTTCGCAAGCTGATCGAAGAGGGCGGGCAGCGTTACCTGGTCCCGCTCAATCCGACGTATCCGAAAGCCCTTTTCACCGAAGCCTGCCGAATCATCGGCGTAGTGGTTCAGGCAACGGCCAGGTTCTGA
- a CDS encoding anti-sigma factor family protein, whose protein sequence is MISMPPSERDLHAYVDHQLNDDDRLLVETFLAGNVEMSAQVRAWQQDAQHLRAALSGALQQPANPNLDPALIRQRLKRQSRRHLASAAVLLIAIGIGGISGWQAREMTLLSAAAPMADAMQAYRLFAQQGMLPADYKVSDDGDMQGWLDRYFTQAHRLPDLSGAGFKPVSGRLLSTEQGPAAMVVYEDLSGHKVSFYVRPPGPKNFMLPRGSRSDGELQAEYWSGGGYNYAMVSPTDTPTAKMLKQTVQF, encoded by the coding sequence ATGATCAGCATGCCCCCGAGCGAGCGTGACCTGCACGCTTACGTGGACCACCAGCTCAATGATGACGACCGACTTCTGGTCGAGACTTTTCTGGCTGGCAACGTGGAAATGTCTGCACAGGTCCGCGCCTGGCAGCAGGACGCCCAGCACCTGCGTGCGGCTCTCAGCGGCGCGTTGCAGCAACCGGCCAACCCGAACCTCGACCCGGCGCTGATTCGTCAGCGCCTCAAGCGACAATCGCGCCGTCACCTGGCCAGCGCTGCCGTGCTTCTGATTGCCATCGGCATCGGCGGAATCAGCGGTTGGCAGGCGCGGGAAATGACCCTCCTCAGCGCGGCGGCGCCGATGGCCGATGCGATGCAGGCTTATCGGTTGTTTGCCCAGCAAGGCATGCTGCCGGCCGATTACAAGGTCAGCGACGACGGCGATATGCAGGGTTGGCTCGACCGTTATTTCACCCAGGCCCATCGCTTGCCTGACCTTTCCGGCGCCGGTTTCAAACCGGTCAGCGGGCGCTTGCTCAGTACCGAGCAGGGGCCGGCGGCGATGGTGGTTTACGAGGATTTGAGCGGGCATAAAGTCAGCTTCTACGTCCGTCCGCCGGGGCCGAAAAACTTCATGCTGCCGAGGGGCAGTCGCAGTGACGGTGAATTGCAGGCGGAGTATTGGTCCGGAGGTGGATACAACTACGCGATGGTCAGCCCGACAGACACTCCGACGGCGAAAATGCTCAAGCAAACCGTGCAGTTCTGA
- a CDS encoding sigma-70 family RNA polymerase sigma factor, with product MNDIDEQLSEIIPRLRRFAVSLTRNPSSADDLVQSSLERALSSWSEKRPEGDLRAWLFSILYRQFLDAHRRARRYARMLEFFTGRDDTQPSVERTVIAQSTLQAFDQLSTEQRALLLWVSVEGLSYKEVAEILDVPTGTVMSRLSRARQALRQLSDGEITRPSLRRLK from the coding sequence ATGAATGATATCGACGAACAACTGAGTGAAATCATTCCCAGATTGCGCCGGTTTGCCGTGTCGTTGACGCGCAACCCCAGCAGCGCCGACGATCTGGTGCAGTCGTCTCTTGAGCGGGCGCTGTCGAGCTGGAGCGAAAAACGCCCCGAGGGCGACTTGCGCGCCTGGCTGTTTTCGATTCTCTATCGGCAATTTCTCGACGCTCACCGACGCGCCCGGCGTTATGCGCGGATGCTCGAATTCTTTACCGGACGGGACGATACCCAGCCGTCGGTAGAACGCACCGTGATCGCCCAATCGACTTTGCAGGCCTTCGATCAACTCAGCACCGAACAGCGCGCCTTGTTGCTCTGGGTGTCAGTCGAAGGCCTGAGCTACAAAGAAGTCGCCGAAATCCTCGACGTCCCCACCGGCACCGTGATGTCGCGCCTGTCCCGCGCCCGCCAGGCCTTGCGCCAACTCAGCGACGGCGAAATCACCCGCCCTTCCCTGCGGAGACTCAAATGA
- a CDS encoding winged helix-turn-helix transcriptional regulator produces the protein MAKRTSMQSAECPVARSLDAIGDWWSLLIVRDAFDGIRRFGEFQRSLGMAKNILSARLRTLVTHGIFDLVPASDGSAYQEYVLTEKGKGLFPLIIGLRQWGEAFFYEDGEAHSRVVDRDNGQPVRALELRAEDGRLLGPEDCVRVGAE, from the coding sequence ATGGCCAAACGCACAAGCATGCAAAGCGCCGAATGCCCGGTTGCCCGTTCACTGGATGCCATTGGCGATTGGTGGTCGTTGTTGATCGTGCGCGATGCCTTCGACGGCATTCGCCGGTTCGGTGAGTTTCAACGCAGCCTGGGCATGGCGAAGAACATTCTCTCGGCGCGATTGCGCACGCTGGTGACCCACGGGATTTTCGATCTGGTGCCGGCGTCGGATGGCAGCGCGTATCAGGAATATGTCCTGACGGAGAAGGGCAAAGGGTTATTCCCGTTGATCATCGGTTTGCGGCAGTGGGGCGAGGCGTTCTTTTATGAGGACGGCGAGGCGCACTCGCGGGTGGTGGACCGAGATAATGGTCAACCGGTGCGGGCTTTGGAATTGCGTGCTGAGGATGGGCGTTTGTTAGGACCTGAGGATTGCGTGCGGGTCGGGGCCGAATGA
- a CDS encoding catalase family peroxidase, which yields MVDRSSPPTRPPLSAASLTLRLAGIAVVVAVVAGAFAYVNGTFDPQRLTPKKLINVLETNNGVHPGFRRNHSKGVCVIGHFESSGEARSYSSAQVFNDARTPVVGRFALPAGNPYAPDSSVPIRSLALRFTQANGQQWRTGMNSMPVFPVGTPEAFYQLQQAQSPDPATGKPNPAAVPAFFGSHPEAAPFLAWIKTAKPSASYVTETYNSVNAFYLVNAAGQRQAVRWSMVPVAQDAAGATAPEGGDFLEKDLVQRIAAGPLRWQLNLTLADPADPVNDASKTWPEGRKVVNAGTLVLESTQPQLNGECRDINYDPLVLPAGIEGSDDPLLAARSAGYASSYLRRTSEVSQLPAAKQEAQQ from the coding sequence ATGGTAGATCGCTCATCACCGCCCACCCGGCCACCCTTGAGTGCCGCAAGCCTGACGTTGCGTCTGGCGGGTATTGCCGTGGTGGTCGCTGTCGTCGCCGGGGCATTTGCCTACGTCAACGGCACCTTTGACCCACAGCGTCTGACGCCGAAAAAACTGATCAACGTGCTGGAAACCAACAATGGCGTGCACCCGGGGTTTCGGCGTAATCACTCCAAAGGGGTGTGCGTGATCGGGCACTTCGAGAGCAGCGGTGAAGCGCGCAGCTACTCCAGCGCACAAGTGTTCAATGACGCACGGACCCCAGTGGTGGGGCGTTTCGCGTTGCCGGCCGGCAATCCTTACGCGCCGGACAGCAGCGTGCCGATCCGCAGCCTCGCGCTGCGCTTCACCCAGGCCAACGGCCAACAGTGGCGCACCGGGATGAACAGCATGCCGGTGTTCCCGGTGGGTACGCCCGAAGCGTTCTACCAATTGCAGCAGGCCCAGTCGCCAGACCCGGCCACCGGCAAACCGAACCCGGCCGCGGTGCCTGCGTTCTTCGGTTCGCACCCGGAAGCCGCGCCGTTCCTGGCCTGGATCAAGACTGCCAAACCGTCCGCCAGCTACGTGACGGAAACCTACAACAGCGTCAACGCGTTTTACCTGGTCAACGCCGCCGGGCAGCGGCAAGCGGTGCGCTGGAGCATGGTGCCGGTGGCGCAGGACGCAGCAGGCGCCACGGCCCCGGAGGGCGGTGATTTCCTCGAGAAAGACCTGGTTCAGCGGATCGCCGCAGGACCGTTGCGTTGGCAGCTCAATCTCACGCTGGCGGATCCCGCTGATCCGGTGAACGACGCCAGCAAAACCTGGCCCGAGGGGCGCAAAGTGGTGAACGCCGGCACGTTGGTGCTCGAAAGTACCCAGCCGCAACTCAATGGCGAATGCCGGGACATCAACTACGACCCGCTGGTCTTGCCCGCCGGTATCGAAGGGTCCGACGACCCGTTGCTCGCTGCTCGTTCAGCCGGCTACGCCAGTTCCTACTTGCGCCGCACCAGCGAAGTCAGCCAGTTGCCTGCCGCTAAACAGGAGGCTCAACAATGA
- a CDS encoding M14 family metallopeptidase — protein MTVAKSSFSISANFDSGNIEVLDISNPLQALLAIKPDTRSQHFQWFHFKASGLHVGQEHWFRLSNASKSSYNKAWDGYQAVASYDHVNWFRVPTIFEGDCLRFSLEATATHAWFAYFEPYSRGRHDWLIEQALTKAGTELLATGKSVEGRDIQLLRKGTGAEGQRKVWMIAQQHPGEHMAEWFMEGVIERLERHDDPVLNKLLASADVYLVPNMNPDGAFHGHLRTNAMGQDLNRAWQSASQEVSPEVLFVQQQMEKYGVDLFLDIHGDEEIPYVFTAGCEGNPSYTPRIEKLEEHFRSHLKHLTKDFQTKHGYTRDEPGKANMTLACNSIGEKFDCLSLTLEMPFKDNNDAPNPLTGWSGKRSKQLGKDVLTTVADMVDTLR, from the coding sequence ATGACCGTGGCTAAATCCTCTTTCAGCATCAGTGCAAATTTCGACAGCGGCAATATTGAAGTGCTGGATATCAGCAATCCGTTGCAAGCGCTGTTGGCCATCAAGCCCGACACCCGCAGCCAGCATTTCCAGTGGTTTCACTTCAAGGCCAGCGGTCTGCATGTCGGTCAGGAGCACTGGTTTCGTCTGAGCAATGCCAGCAAATCCTCGTACAACAAAGCCTGGGATGGTTATCAGGCGGTGGCGTCCTACGATCACGTCAACTGGTTCCGGGTGCCGACCATTTTCGAAGGCGACTGCCTGCGTTTCAGTCTCGAAGCCACGGCGACTCACGCCTGGTTCGCTTACTTCGAACCCTACAGCCGTGGCCGCCATGACTGGTTGATCGAGCAGGCGCTGACCAAGGCCGGCACCGAACTGCTGGCCACCGGCAAGAGCGTTGAAGGGCGTGACATTCAGCTGCTGCGCAAAGGCACCGGTGCCGAAGGCCAGCGCAAGGTCTGGATGATTGCCCAGCAACACCCCGGCGAGCACATGGCCGAGTGGTTCATGGAAGGTGTGATTGAACGCCTGGAAAGGCACGACGATCCCGTCCTGAACAAACTGCTGGCCAGCGCCGATGTGTACCTGGTGCCTAACATGAACCCGGACGGCGCCTTCCACGGTCATCTGCGCACCAACGCCATGGGCCAGGACCTCAATCGCGCGTGGCAGAGCGCCAGCCAGGAAGTGAGTCCGGAAGTCCTGTTCGTTCAGCAGCAGATGGAAAAATATGGCGTCGACCTGTTCCTCGACATCCATGGCGATGAAGAAATCCCTTACGTGTTCACCGCCGGTTGCGAAGGCAACCCTAGCTACACGCCGCGGATCGAAAAACTCGAAGAGCACTTCCGCAGCCATCTGAAACACCTGACCAAGGATTTCCAGACCAAGCACGGCTACACCCGCGACGAGCCGGGCAAAGCCAACATGACCCTGGCGTGCAACAGCATTGGCGAGAAATTCGACTGCCTGTCGCTGACCCTGGAAATGCCGTTCAAGGACAACAATGACGCGCCGAACCCGCTGACAGGCTGGTCGGGCAAGCGATCGAAGCAGTTGGGCAAGGATGTTTTGACGACTGTTGCGGACATGGTCGATACGTTGCGCTGA
- a CDS encoding DUF6124 family protein, producing MTIPSNDLPDLQIDTSLTSPKGSAAAQRALDYYLKPAVSEEVEEERFFEVNRNVSSEEALVRASDLLRCAAATASESANNLHGVHRDLAFSTVHMIDMAKALLDRSLDGNHHA from the coding sequence ATGACCATCCCCAGCAACGACCTGCCCGACCTGCAAATCGACACCTCCCTCACCTCGCCAAAAGGCTCGGCCGCCGCGCAACGGGCACTGGATTATTACTTGAAACCAGCTGTGTCCGAGGAGGTGGAAGAAGAGCGTTTTTTTGAGGTGAACCGCAATGTGAGCAGCGAAGAAGCGCTGGTGCGTGCTTCAGACCTGTTGCGCTGCGCTGCCGCCACGGCGTCCGAGTCGGCGAACAATCTGCACGGTGTCCACCGGGACCTGGCCTTTTCGACGGTGCACATGATCGATATGGCCAAGGCGTTGCTGGATCGATCCCTGGATGGGAATCATCACGCGTAA
- a CDS encoding cytochrome b — MSAQPNHFAPLARLLHWLMALMVIAMLFIGAGMVASVSERHDWLIHLHKPLGIAILLLVIVRLGVRFSTRQPPLPADLPGWQALAAKASHVLLYALMFILPLLGWAMISAAGDPVMLSSSLQLPSIVPANAQVFAFLRKAHGYLAYLLFLTVLLHLAAALFHGWVRRDDVLDSMLRGKDRT, encoded by the coding sequence ATGAGCGCTCAACCGAATCACTTCGCTCCGTTGGCGCGACTTCTGCACTGGCTGATGGCACTCATGGTTATTGCCATGCTGTTTATCGGCGCGGGGATGGTTGCCTCGGTGTCCGAACGCCATGATTGGCTGATCCACCTGCACAAGCCTTTGGGCATTGCCATTCTGCTGTTGGTGATCGTGCGCCTCGGTGTGCGCTTTTCCACCCGGCAACCACCGCTTCCGGCGGACTTGCCCGGTTGGCAGGCGCTGGCGGCCAAGGCCTCGCATGTCTTGCTGTACGCCTTGATGTTTATCCTGCCGCTGCTCGGCTGGGCAATGATTTCGGCGGCGGGCGACCCGGTGATGCTCAGCAGTTCGCTGCAATTGCCCTCGATCGTGCCGGCGAATGCGCAGGTGTTTGCGTTCCTGCGCAAGGCGCACGGGTACCTGGCGTATCTGCTGTTTCTGACGGTGTTGCTGCATCTGGCGGCGGCGTTGTTTCACGGTTGGGTGCGCCGCGATGATGTGCTGGACAGCATGTTGCGGGGCAAGGATCGCACCTGA
- a CDS encoding acetyl/propionyl/methylcrotonyl-CoA carboxylase subunit alpha, which translates to MSAPVITSLLVANRGEIACRVMRTAKALGLTTVAVHSATDREARHSREADIRVDLGGSKAADSYLQIDKLIAAAKASGAQAIHPGYGFLSENAGFARAIEAAGLIFLGPPASAIDAMGSKSAAKALMETAGVPLVPGYHGEAQDLDTFRDACERIGYPVLLKATAGGGGKGMKVVEDVSQLAEALASAQREAQSSFGDSRMLVEKYLLKPRHVEIQIFADQHGNCLYLNERDCSIQRRHQKVVEEAPAPGLSPELRRAMGEAAVRSAQAIGYVGAGTVEFLLDARGEFFFMEMNTRLQVEHPVTEAITGLDLVAWQIRVARGEALPMTQEQVPLIGHAIEVRLYAEDPGNDFLPATGRLELYRESAEGPGRRVDSGVEEGDEISPFYDPMLGKLIAWGEDREQARLRLLSMLDEFAIGGLKTNINFLRRIVGHPAFAAAELDTGFIPRYQEQLLPAPSELSDEFWQAAAQAFAQSQPRSPRGDDLSSPWAKSNGFRAGLPTEITLHLSCEGQDRALTLGDRNAQSAQLKGEQLLTEHNGVRRQHRAIRRDGVVYVQWEGELRRIESYDPISAVEASHSHHGGLTAPMNGSIVRVLVEAGQTVEAGAQLVVLEAMKMEHSIRAPHAGVIKALYCQEGEMVSEGSALVELEEA; encoded by the coding sequence ATGAGCGCACCTGTTATCACCTCTCTGCTGGTGGCCAATCGTGGCGAGATCGCTTGCCGGGTGATGCGTACCGCCAAGGCGTTGGGCCTGACCACCGTCGCCGTGCACAGCGCCACCGACCGAGAAGCCCGGCACAGTCGCGAAGCGGACATCCGCGTCGACCTTGGCGGCAGCAAGGCCGCCGACAGTTACCTGCAAATCGACAAACTGATCGCGGCCGCCAAGGCCAGTGGCGCTCAGGCCATTCATCCGGGCTATGGCTTTCTGTCCGAGAACGCCGGGTTCGCCCGTGCGATCGAAGCGGCAGGCCTGATCTTCCTCGGCCCGCCCGCCTCCGCCATCGATGCGATGGGCAGCAAGTCCGCCGCCAAAGCGTTGATGGAAACCGCTGGCGTGCCACTGGTGCCCGGTTATCACGGCGAAGCCCAGGACCTCGATACCTTCCGCGATGCTTGTGAACGCATCGGCTATCCGGTGCTGCTCAAGGCAACAGCGGGCGGTGGCGGCAAAGGCATGAAAGTAGTCGAGGACGTCAGCCAACTGGCCGAAGCCCTGGCCTCGGCCCAGCGTGAGGCGCAATCCTCGTTCGGCGACTCGCGGATGCTGGTCGAGAAATACTTGCTGAAGCCGCGCCACGTGGAAATCCAGATTTTCGCCGACCAGCATGGCAACTGCCTGTACCTCAACGAGCGGGATTGCTCGATTCAGCGTCGGCACCAGAAAGTCGTCGAAGAAGCCCCCGCGCCAGGCCTCAGTCCGGAACTGCGTCGCGCCATGGGCGAAGCCGCTGTGCGTTCGGCGCAGGCCATCGGTTATGTCGGTGCCGGCACCGTGGAATTCTTGCTGGATGCGCGCGGCGAGTTCTTCTTCATGGAGATGAACACGCGCCTGCAGGTCGAACACCCGGTCACCGAAGCCATCACCGGCCTCGATCTGGTGGCCTGGCAGATTCGCGTGGCGCGTGGTGAAGCGCTGCCGATGACCCAGGAGCAAGTGCCGTTGATCGGCCATGCGATTGAAGTGCGGCTGTATGCCGAAGATCCGGGCAATGATTTCCTGCCGGCCACCGGGCGTCTGGAGCTGTATCGCGAATCGGCTGAAGGTCCGGGGCGTCGAGTCGACAGCGGTGTTGAAGAAGGCGATGAGATTTCGCCGTTCTACGACCCGATGCTGGGCAAGCTGATTGCCTGGGGCGAAGACCGTGAGCAGGCGCGCCTGCGCTTGTTGAGCATGCTCGATGAGTTCGCGATTGGTGGGCTCAAGACCAACATCAACTTCCTGCGTCGAATCGTTGGTCATCCGGCGTTTGCGGCGGCCGAACTGGATACCGGGTTTATTCCGCGTTATCAGGAGCAACTGCTGCCAGCGCCCTCGGAGCTCAGCGATGAATTCTGGCAAGCCGCAGCGCAGGCGTTTGCCCAGAGCCAGCCTCGTTCACCGCGCGGTGATGACCTGAGTTCGCCTTGGGCCAAGAGCAACGGTTTTCGGGCCGGCCTGCCGACGGAAATCACCTTGCACCTGAGTTGTGAAGGTCAGGACCGCGCATTGACCCTGGGCGACCGTAATGCCCAAAGCGCACAGCTCAAAGGCGAACAACTGCTGACCGAACACAACGGCGTACGCCGCCAGCATCGGGCAATCCGCCGTGACGGCGTCGTGTATGTGCAATGGGAAGGTGAGTTGCGCCGCATCGAGTCCTACGACCCGATCAGCGCCGTCGAAGCCAGTCACAGCCATCACGGCGGGCTGACCGCCCCCATGAACGGCAGCATCGTGCGGGTGCTGGTGGAGGCCGGGCAAACGGTCGAAGCCGGGGCGCAACTGGTGGTGCTCGAAGCGATGAAGATGGAGCACAGCATTCGTGCGCCACACGCCGGGGTGATCAAGGCGTTGTATTGCCAGGAAGGCGAAATGGTCAGCGAAGGCAGTGCGTTGGTCGAGCTGGAAGAAGCCTGA
- a CDS encoding ABC transporter ATP-binding protein, with translation MAFVQLEGLGKRYGEIDAVVATNLSVEKGEFVSLLGPSGCGKTTTLQMIAGFVEVTSGRILLDGRDITHAKPASRGLGVVFQSYALFPHMTVKDNVAFGLRMRKVPNGELQQRVDRVLKLVRLDQHAERYPRELSGGQRQRVALARALVIEPPVLLLDEPLSNLDANLREEMQFEIRRIQREVGITTLMVTHDQSEALSISDRVVVMQAGRITQIDAPYTLYEHPRTEFISGFVGKANLLPGERDSAGVVQVRSGGELTLSLRPEKIDLREEDHGRLQGKIVSRFFLGSQWLYGVSTTLGELCVVRRNDGSAPMNEGTAVGLDWDAALLRVLSVDEVPA, from the coding sequence ATGGCTTTTGTGCAACTTGAAGGACTCGGCAAACGTTACGGCGAAATCGACGCCGTCGTCGCCACCAACCTCTCGGTCGAGAAAGGTGAGTTCGTTTCCCTGCTCGGCCCCTCCGGCTGCGGCAAAACCACCACCCTGCAAATGATCGCCGGCTTCGTTGAAGTCACCAGCGGGCGCATTCTGCTGGACGGTCGCGACATCACCCACGCCAAACCCGCCAGCCGTGGCCTGGGCGTGGTGTTCCAGAGCTACGCGCTGTTCCCGCACATGACCGTCAAGGACAACGTCGCCTTCGGCCTGCGCATGCGCAAAGTGCCCAACGGCGAGTTGCAGCAGCGTGTGGATCGGGTGCTGAAACTGGTGCGTCTGGATCAGCACGCCGAGCGCTATCCACGAGAATTGTCGGGGGGGCAGCGCCAGCGTGTGGCACTGGCCCGGGCGCTGGTGATCGAGCCGCCGGTGTTGCTGCTCGACGAACCGCTGTCCAACCTCGACGCCAACCTGCGCGAAGAGATGCAATTCGAGATCCGGCGCATCCAGCGCGAAGTCGGGATCACCACGCTGATGGTCACTCACGACCAGTCCGAAGCGCTGTCCATCAGTGACCGCGTGGTGGTGATGCAGGCCGGGCGCATTACTCAGATCGACGCGCCCTACACCCTTTACGAACACCCGCGCACCGAGTTCATTTCCGGGTTCGTCGGCAAGGCCAATCTGCTGCCCGGCGAGCGTGACAGTGCGGGTGTGGTTCAGGTGCGCAGCGGCGGTGAACTGACCCTCAGCCTGCGCCCGGAAAAAATCGATCTGCGGGAAGAGGATCACGGCCGTCTGCAAGGCAAGATCGTCAGCCGCTTCTTCCTCGGCAGCCAATGGCTCTACGGCGTCTCCACGACCCTGGGCGAACTTTGCGTGGTGCGCCGCAACGATGGCTCGGCGCCGATGAACGAAGGCACGGCGGTCGGTCTCGACTGGGACGCGGCGCTGCTGCGGGTGCTGAGTGTCGATGAGGTGCCGGCATGA
- a CDS encoding MFS transporter, which translates to MKPTQTTLRTGVVLLFAFACGLAVGNVYYAQPLLDAMAEAFAMDPATIGIVVTLTQVGYGVGLLLLVPLGDLLNRRRLIVTQTLLSALALLMIAFASNSAWLLVGMTLTGLLAVVTQVLVAYAATLAIPAQRGRVVGVVTSGIVVGILLARTVAGGMADLAGWRSIYLLSAGLTLVMALLLFRVLPKHEAAQPASSYGALIGSVFTLFKEEPVLRQRAVLALLTFASAMVLWTPMVLPLSAPPLSLSHTQIGLFGLAGAAGALAAARAGHLADRGWGQWTSGLSLLLMLASWVPIALTQSSLWALLLGVITLDLGLQAVHVTSQSMIYSVRPEAQSRLTAGYMLFYSIGSALGSIGSTAMYAWGGWLGVCLLGAGINAVALGYWLTLASRTPKPCGEGIYRIAAPPRSAAKQS; encoded by the coding sequence ATGAAGCCCACTCAAACAACACTGCGCACTGGCGTTGTACTGCTGTTCGCATTCGCCTGCGGCCTGGCCGTCGGCAATGTGTATTACGCGCAACCCTTGCTCGATGCCATGGCCGAGGCGTTTGCCATGGACCCGGCCACCATCGGGATCGTCGTTACGCTGACTCAGGTCGGTTATGGCGTTGGACTGTTGCTGCTGGTGCCGCTCGGCGATCTGCTGAACCGTCGACGCTTGATCGTCACGCAAACCCTGCTGTCGGCGCTGGCCTTGCTGATGATCGCGTTCGCCTCGAACAGCGCCTGGTTGCTGGTCGGGATGACGTTGACCGGGTTACTGGCGGTGGTGACGCAAGTGTTGGTGGCCTACGCCGCAACATTGGCCATCCCGGCGCAGCGCGGGCGCGTGGTGGGTGTGGTCACCAGCGGCATCGTCGTCGGCATTCTGTTGGCCCGGACAGTCGCGGGAGGTATGGCGGATCTGGCGGGTTGGCGGTCCATTTATCTGTTGTCGGCCGGGTTGACGCTGGTGATGGCGCTGCTGCTGTTTCGCGTACTGCCCAAACATGAGGCTGCACAACCCGCCAGTTCCTACGGTGCGTTGATCGGATCGGTATTCACGCTGTTCAAGGAAGAACCGGTATTGCGTCAACGGGCGGTTCTCGCGCTGCTGACCTTCGCCAGTGCCATGGTGTTGTGGACGCCCATGGTTTTGCCGCTGAGCGCCCCGCCGCTGTCGTTGTCCCACACGCAAATCGGATTGTTCGGACTGGCCGGTGCTGCCGGTGCGCTCGCCGCCGCGCGCGCCGGGCATCTGGCCGATCGCGGATGGGGTCAATGGACCAGCGGGTTGTCACTCTTGCTGATGCTGGCCTCCTGGGTGCCGATTGCCCTGACTCAATCCTCGTTGTGGGCCTTGTTGTTGGGCGTTATTACTCTCGATCTGGGCCTGCAGGCCGTGCACGTCACCAGTCAAAGCATGATCTACAGCGTGCGACCCGAAGCCCAAAGCCGCCTTACCGCGGGTTACATGCTGTTCTATTCGATTGGCAGCGCATTGGGTTCGATCGGTTCGACGGCGATGTACGCCTGGGGCGGGTGGCTCGGCGTTTGCCTGCTGGGGGCAGGTATCAATGCCGTGGCGCTGGGTTACTGGCTGACATTGGCCTCAAGAACACCCAAACCCTGTGGCGAGGGGATTTATCGGATCGCCGCACCGCCCCGTTCGGCTGCGAAGCAGTCGTAA